A genomic segment from Pseudomonas sessilinigenes encodes:
- a CDS encoding FxsA family protein, with protein sequence MRPFLLLFLLFPVLELFVFVKVSAAIGFFPALLLIILGSLLGVMVLRVAGLATALRARESLNRGELPAQQMLEGLMLALGGGLLILPGFISDVFGLLMLLPFTRRLLANKMRERAEEQALRQRAFADDMRSARGGPAPQQPLGREPNVIEGEFEHRD encoded by the coding sequence ATGCGCCCTTTTCTGTTGCTCTTTCTGCTGTTCCCAGTGTTGGAGCTGTTCGTCTTCGTCAAGGTCAGCGCGGCGATCGGGTTTTTCCCGGCCCTGCTGCTGATCATTCTCGGTTCGCTGCTTGGCGTGATGGTGTTGCGTGTGGCCGGGTTGGCCACGGCCCTGCGCGCTCGTGAAAGTCTCAATCGCGGCGAGTTGCCGGCCCAGCAAATGCTCGAGGGCCTGATGCTGGCCCTGGGCGGTGGCTTGTTGATCCTGCCCGGTTTCATCAGCGATGTGTTCGGCCTGCTGATGCTGCTGCCGTTCACCCGCCGCCTGCTGGCCAACAAGATGCGTGAGCGCGCCGAGGAGCAGGCCCTGCGCCAACGTGCCTTTGCCGACGACATGCGTTCGGCCCGTGGTGGTCCTGCGCCGCAGCAACCCCTGGGGCGCGAGCCCAATGTCATCGAAGGTGAGTTCGAGCACCGCGATTGA
- a CDS encoding co-chaperone GroES — protein sequence MKLRPLHDRVVIRRSEEESKTAGGIVLPGSAAEKPNRGEVVAVGTGRVLDNGEVRALAVKVGDKVVFGPYSGSNTVKVDGEDLLVMAENEILAVIEG from the coding sequence ATGAAGCTTCGTCCTCTGCATGACCGCGTCGTCATCCGTCGCAGCGAAGAAGAATCGAAAACTGCCGGCGGTATCGTTCTGCCTGGTTCGGCCGCTGAAAAACCTAACCGTGGCGAAGTCGTCGCTGTAGGTACCGGCCGTGTGCTGGACAACGGTGAAGTACGTGCGCTGGCCGTGAAAGTGGGTGACAAAGTGGTGTTTGGCCCGTACTCCGGCAGCAACACCGTGAAAGTCGATGGCGAAGATCTGCTGGTAATGGCCGAGAACGAGATTCTCGCCGTTATCGAAGGCTGA
- the groL gene encoding chaperonin GroEL (60 kDa chaperone family; promotes refolding of misfolded polypeptides especially under stressful conditions; forms two stacked rings of heptamers to form a barrel-shaped 14mer; ends can be capped by GroES; misfolded proteins enter the barrel where they are refolded when GroES binds) produces the protein MAAKEVKFGDSARKKMLTGVNVLADAVKATLGPKGRNVILEKSFGAPTITKDGVSVAKEIELEDRFENMGAQLVKDVASRANDDAGDGTTTATVLAQSIVNEGLKAVAAGMNPMDLKRGIDKATIAIVKELKNLSKPCADTKAIAQVGTISANSDNSIGDIIAEAMEKVGKEGVITVEEGTGLENELSVVEGMQFDRGYLSPYFVNKPDTMVAELDSPLILLVDKKISNIREMLPVLEAVAKAGRPLLIVAEDVEGEALATLVVNNMRGIVKVAAVKAPGFGDRRKAMLQDIAVLTGGTVISEEIGLSLESTTLEHLGSAKRVTLSKENTTVVDGAGNQADIEARIAQIRAQVAETSSDYDREKLQERLAKLSGGVAVIKVGAGSEVEMKEKKARVEDALHATRAAVEEGVVPGGGVALIRALQAIVDLKGDNADQDVGIAVLRRAVEAPLRQISANSGDEPSVVVNEVKNGKGNFGYNAASGEYGDMIEMGILDPTKVTRSALQAAASIGGLILTTEAAVADAPKKDAPAGGGMPDMGGMGGMGGMM, from the coding sequence ATGGCTGCTAAAGAAGTTAAATTCGGCGACTCCGCCCGCAAGAAAATGCTCACCGGCGTCAACGTCCTGGCTGACGCGGTAAAAGCTACCCTGGGCCCGAAAGGCCGTAACGTGATCCTGGAAAAGAGCTTCGGCGCTCCGACCATCACCAAGGATGGCGTTTCCGTAGCCAAGGAAATCGAACTGGAAGACCGTTTCGAGAACATGGGCGCGCAGCTGGTCAAAGACGTTGCCTCCCGTGCCAACGATGACGCTGGCGACGGCACCACCACCGCCACCGTTCTGGCTCAGTCGATCGTCAACGAAGGCCTGAAGGCCGTTGCTGCCGGCATGAACCCGATGGACCTCAAGCGCGGCATCGACAAGGCGACCATCGCCATCGTCAAAGAGCTGAAGAACCTGTCCAAGCCATGCGCCGACACCAAGGCCATCGCCCAGGTAGGCACCATCTCCGCCAACTCCGACAACTCCATCGGCGACATCATTGCCGAAGCCATGGAGAAAGTGGGTAAAGAAGGCGTGATCACTGTCGAAGAAGGCACTGGCCTGGAAAACGAACTGTCGGTCGTTGAAGGCATGCAGTTCGACCGTGGCTACCTGTCTCCTTACTTCGTCAACAAGCCAGACACCATGGTTGCCGAGCTGGACAGCCCGCTGATCCTACTGGTTGACAAGAAGATCTCCAACATCCGCGAAATGCTGCCAGTGCTGGAAGCCGTTGCCAAAGCCGGCCGCCCACTGCTGATCGTGGCTGAGGACGTCGAAGGCGAAGCCCTGGCGACCCTGGTTGTGAACAACATGCGTGGCATCGTGAAGGTTGCAGCCGTCAAGGCTCCAGGCTTCGGCGATCGTCGCAAGGCCATGCTGCAGGACATCGCCGTCCTGACCGGCGGTACCGTGATCTCCGAAGAAATCGGTCTGAGCCTGGAAAGCACCACCCTGGAGCACCTGGGTAGCGCCAAGCGCGTGACCCTGTCCAAGGAAAACACCACCGTTGTCGACGGTGCTGGCAACCAGGCCGACATCGAAGCCCGTATCGCTCAGATCCGTGCCCAAGTGGCCGAGACTTCCTCGGACTACGACCGTGAAAAACTGCAAGAGCGCCTGGCCAAGCTGTCCGGCGGCGTTGCAGTGATCAAGGTTGGCGCTGGCTCCGAAGTTGAAATGAAAGAGAAGAAAGCCCGCGTTGAAGACGCCCTGCACGCTACCCGTGCAGCCGTTGAAGAAGGCGTGGTGCCTGGCGGTGGCGTAGCCCTGATCCGTGCTCTGCAAGCGATCGTCGACCTCAAGGGCGACAACGCTGACCAGGACGTGGGTATCGCGGTTCTGCGTCGCGCCGTTGAAGCTCCGCTGCGCCAGATCTCCGCTAACAGCGGCGACGAGCCAAGCGTTGTCGTCAACGAAGTGAAGAACGGCAAAGGTAACTTCGGTTACAACGCCGCTTCCGGCGAATACGGCGACATGATCGAAATGGGCATCCTGGACCCAACCAAGGTGACTCGTTCGGCTCTGCAAGCTGCAGCTTCCATCGGCGGTCTGATCCTGACCACCGAGGCCGCCGTTGCCGACGCGCCGAAGAAAGATGCTCCAGCTGGCGGCGGCATGCCAGACATGGGCGGCATGGGTGGCATGGGCGGCATGATGTAA
- the colR gene encoding two-component system response regulator ColR has translation MRILLVEDNRDILANLADYLGLKGYTVDCAQDGLSGLHLAATEHYDLIVLDIMLPGIDGYTLCKRLREDARRDTPVIMLTARDQLDDRLQGFKSGADDYLLKPFALSELAARIEAVMRRSQGGGRRALQVGDLNYDLDTLEVTREGRLLKLNPVGLKLLAVLMQKSPHVLRREILEEALWGDDCPDSDSLRSHVHQLRQVIDKPFAKPLLHTVHGVGYRLAEGRDGV, from the coding sequence ATGCGAATCCTACTGGTTGAAGACAACCGCGATATTCTCGCCAACCTGGCTGACTACCTGGGGCTCAAGGGCTATACCGTCGACTGTGCCCAGGATGGCCTGTCGGGTTTGCACCTGGCCGCCACCGAGCACTATGACCTGATCGTGCTCGACATCATGTTGCCGGGGATCGATGGCTATACCCTGTGCAAGCGCCTGCGCGAAGACGCCCGGCGTGACACGCCAGTGATCATGCTCACCGCTCGCGACCAGCTCGATGATCGCCTCCAGGGCTTCAAGTCCGGGGCCGACGACTACCTGCTCAAGCCGTTCGCGTTGTCGGAGCTGGCCGCCCGGATCGAGGCCGTGATGCGTCGTAGCCAGGGCGGTGGCCGGCGTGCCTTGCAGGTTGGCGATTTGAACTACGACCTCGACACCCTCGAGGTCACCCGTGAAGGGCGCCTGCTCAAACTCAACCCGGTCGGCTTGAAGCTGCTGGCGGTGCTGATGCAGAAGAGCCCGCATGTGCTGCGTCGGGAGATCCTCGAGGAGGCCCTGTGGGGCGATGACTGCCCCGATAGCGACAGCCTGCGCAGCCATGTCCATCAACTGCGCCAAGTGATCGACAAACCATTCGCCAAGCCACTGCTGCACACCGTGCATGGTGTCGGCTACCGCCTGGCCGAGGGGCGCGATGGAGTTTAA
- a CDS encoding sensor histidine kinase yields MEFKQSLAQRIIIAFALMSALVAGAFAMGIVATVHLVEEKLISAGLGGDLQRLLLMDNVADWNHRPEPDQLFYYSGGRGDFELPKDLRHLDPGFHEVFREQLSYHAMVEVVDGRRYVLLQDQSDFEERERILFAVVLVGFVLSLALAVFLGWVLARRVMAPVVRLSRQVRHRDQLLGLAPPLAPDYAADEVGELAIAFDATLGRLRQALNRERLFTSDVSHELRTPLMVLATSCELLLENPALDQRERAQVERIARASEEMRELVQTFLMLARAQREDASMSPRLTLEQAARDLIGIWSEAIRTKGIELIFDPGQPGDTRYNATFLHAVMGNLLRNALHYTEQGFIRLSLVPDGFVVEDSGVGIPEEKREAMFEPFVRGDEKRGEGLGLGLSLVQRICENQGWSVSLSTMTPNGCRFHVQLQSAKA; encoded by the coding sequence ATGGAGTTTAAGCAGAGCCTTGCCCAGCGCATCATCATCGCGTTTGCGCTGATGAGCGCGCTGGTGGCAGGAGCCTTTGCCATGGGCATCGTGGCGACGGTGCACCTGGTGGAAGAGAAGCTCATCTCCGCCGGCCTCGGTGGTGACCTGCAGCGCCTGTTGCTGATGGATAACGTCGCCGACTGGAACCATCGTCCCGAGCCGGACCAATTGTTCTACTACAGCGGCGGTCGCGGCGACTTCGAGCTCCCCAAGGACCTGCGTCACCTGGACCCGGGGTTCCACGAGGTGTTTCGCGAGCAACTGTCCTATCACGCCATGGTCGAGGTCGTGGATGGGCGGCGCTATGTGCTGCTGCAGGACCAGAGCGATTTCGAGGAGCGCGAGCGTATATTGTTCGCGGTGGTATTGGTGGGGTTTGTCCTCAGCCTGGCGCTGGCGGTGTTCCTGGGCTGGGTCCTGGCGCGTCGGGTAATGGCGCCGGTGGTGCGTCTTTCACGCCAGGTACGGCATCGTGATCAGTTGCTGGGGCTGGCACCGCCATTGGCACCGGACTATGCCGCGGACGAAGTGGGGGAGCTGGCCATCGCCTTCGACGCCACCTTGGGCCGCTTGCGCCAGGCGCTGAATCGCGAGCGGCTGTTCACCAGCGACGTCAGCCACGAATTGCGTACACCGTTGATGGTGTTGGCCACCTCTTGTGAGCTATTGCTGGAGAACCCTGCCCTGGATCAGCGCGAGCGAGCCCAGGTCGAACGTATTGCCCGGGCCAGTGAAGAAATGCGCGAGCTGGTACAGACCTTCCTGATGCTGGCGCGAGCCCAGCGCGAAGATGCCAGCATGTCGCCGCGGCTGACGCTGGAGCAGGCCGCCAGGGACCTGATCGGGATCTGGAGCGAGGCCATCAGGACCAAGGGCATCGAGCTGATTTTCGATCCTGGCCAGCCTGGCGATACTCGCTACAACGCTACCTTCCTGCATGCGGTGATGGGCAACCTTCTGCGCAATGCCTTGCACTACACCGAGCAGGGCTTCATTCGCCTGAGCCTCGTGCCCGACGGCTTCGTGGTGGAAGACAGCGGAGTGGGGATTCCCGAGGAAAAGCGCGAGGCGATGTTCGAGCCTTTTGTGCGTGGCGATGAGAAGCGTGGTGAAGGATTGGGCTTGGGACTTTCCCTGGTCCAGCGCATCTGTGAGAACCAGGGGTGGAGCGTCAGCCTCAGCACCATGACGCCCAATGGCTGTCGTTTTCACGTCCAGTTGCAATCGGCCAAGGCCTGA
- a CDS encoding class I SAM-dependent methyltransferase: protein MAIPIKLDFSEKYDAQHAQEYLLKHQDGLARQLSHKRDEQLARTALSLVGDPGLVLDLPCGAGRFWPLLAEKANRVIVGADNSAAMLNTATVAQPAEVVRRVRTLQTSAFDIELPDNAVDCIFSMRLLHHIGEAEHRMALLREFQRVTRDSVIISLWVDGNFKAWKRKRMERKRLSEVGQTGYQNRFVLPAATVEEEFRQAGFRVQEHLDFFPLYAMWRIYVLRKR, encoded by the coding sequence ATGGCTATACCGATCAAGCTGGATTTTTCCGAAAAATACGATGCTCAACACGCCCAGGAGTATCTGCTCAAGCACCAGGATGGCCTGGCGCGCCAACTGTCCCACAAGCGTGACGAGCAGTTGGCCCGTACCGCCCTGTCCTTGGTGGGAGATCCAGGCCTGGTTTTGGACTTGCCCTGTGGTGCCGGTCGTTTCTGGCCGTTGCTGGCCGAAAAGGCCAACCGGGTCATTGTCGGAGCCGACAATTCGGCGGCCATGTTGAACACCGCTACGGTGGCGCAACCGGCTGAAGTCGTAAGACGTGTACGAACCTTGCAAACGTCCGCGTTTGATATCGAATTACCGGACAACGCGGTGGATTGCATTTTTTCCATGCGCTTGCTGCACCACATCGGTGAAGCCGAACACCGGATGGCGTTGCTGCGCGAGTTTCAGCGGGTAACCCGTGACAGCGTGATCATCTCGCTGTGGGTCGATGGTAATTTCAAGGCCTGGAAGCGCAAGCGGATGGAGCGCAAGCGGCTATCCGAAGTTGGGCAGACGGGTTATCAGAATCGTTTTGTGTTACCGGCGGCCACGGTCGAAGAAGAATTCAGGCAGGCCGGTTTTCGTGTCCAGGAGCACCTGGACTTCTTTCCGCTCTACGCCATGTGGCGGATTTACGTATTACGCAAGAGGTAA
- a CDS encoding lipopolysaccharide kinase InaA family protein, whose protein sequence is MTAECASEMDAVPTDRFEYFWNEQGEWVEEPNKRRGGESGVQRIVSSKGRLLYAKRQVGHIYRSWLHPFGRPTVLRERDALHGLRLLDVTVPELVFCGARRDSQAQWQALLVTAALDGFVEIDNWYAAGERERHGEVLHERVLQAVAATLVRMHKGRWQHGCLYSKHIFVRVDGEGEQAQIRIALLDFEKCRQRLSAGRAAAHDLKQLRRHSSWNDTDWEKLYYFYKTAFGSSIKGL, encoded by the coding sequence ATGACTGCTGAATGTGCTTCGGAAATGGATGCCGTGCCCACAGACCGCTTTGAGTACTTCTGGAACGAGCAAGGTGAGTGGGTCGAGGAGCCAAACAAGCGTCGTGGCGGTGAAAGTGGTGTTCAGCGCATAGTCAGCAGTAAGGGACGCCTGCTCTATGCCAAGCGTCAGGTGGGGCATATCTATCGCAGTTGGTTGCACCCTTTTGGTCGACCGACGGTGCTGCGTGAGCGAGATGCTTTGCATGGCTTGCGTCTGTTGGACGTAACCGTTCCGGAGTTGGTGTTCTGTGGGGCGCGGCGTGACTCGCAGGCACAGTGGCAGGCTCTGCTGGTGACTGCTGCGCTCGACGGTTTCGTGGAAATTGACAATTGGTATGCCGCTGGTGAGCGCGAGCGACACGGCGAGGTGCTCCATGAGCGCGTGCTCCAGGCAGTGGCCGCGACCCTGGTGCGTATGCACAAGGGCCGCTGGCAGCACGGCTGCCTGTATTCCAAGCATATTTTTGTGCGGGTCGATGGTGAGGGCGAGCAGGCTCAGATACGGATTGCCCTGCTGGATTTCGAGAAGTGTCGCCAGCGCTTGAGCGCTGGTCGGGCTGCGGCCCATGACCTTAAACAGCTACGCCGCCATTCGTCGTGGAATGACACGGACTGGGAAAAGCTCTACTACTTTTACAAAACGGCGTTTGGCAGCTCTATCAAAGGTTTATAG
- a CDS encoding DUF1513 domain-containing protein has translation MLRRQALALGSLLLSAVTLGGWTLFKQKGKQPLLLSARDDGDGKHYAVGYQLDGKQVFATQVGQRCHDIINHPRLPIALFVARRPGTESYLIDLRDGKLLQVVASQPDRHFYGHAVIHKDGEWLYATENDTRDPGRGLLGVYRFEGERLVHSGELSTHGIGPHQVSWMPDGETLVVANGGIRTEAESRVEMNLDAMEPSLVLMQRDGTLLSKETLAQQMNSVRHMGIASDGTIVTGQQFMGAAHEPSELLAIKRPGQPFAAFPVAEQQLQAMGHYTASVAVHSELRLVALTAPRGNRFFIWDLDTGTLRVDAPLPDCAGVGAVADGFVVTSGQGRCRFYDCRQAQITAKPLDLPAGLWDNHLHLA, from the coding sequence ATGCTGCGACGTCAGGCTTTGGCACTGGGCAGCCTGCTGCTCAGTGCGGTGACCTTGGGCGGCTGGACGCTGTTCAAGCAAAAGGGCAAGCAACCCTTGCTGCTTTCGGCCAGGGATGACGGCGACGGCAAGCATTACGCCGTCGGTTATCAACTGGACGGTAAACAGGTGTTTGCCACCCAGGTCGGCCAACGTTGCCATGACATCATCAACCACCCACGACTGCCTATCGCGCTGTTCGTGGCCAGGCGCCCGGGTACCGAGAGCTACCTGATCGATCTGCGCGACGGCAAGTTGCTGCAAGTCGTGGCCTCGCAGCCCGACCGGCATTTCTACGGGCATGCGGTGATCCACAAGGATGGCGAATGGCTGTATGCCACCGAGAACGACACTCGTGATCCGGGCCGGGGCCTGCTGGGCGTCTACCGCTTCGAAGGCGAACGCCTGGTACACAGCGGCGAACTCTCCACCCATGGCATTGGCCCGCACCAGGTGTCGTGGATGCCCGACGGGGAAACCCTGGTGGTCGCCAACGGCGGCATCCGCACCGAAGCCGAAAGCCGGGTAGAGATGAATCTCGACGCCATGGAACCGAGCCTGGTGCTGATGCAACGTGACGGCACCCTGCTGAGCAAGGAAACCCTGGCCCAGCAGATGAACAGCGTGCGTCACATGGGCATCGCCAGCGACGGCACCATCGTCACCGGACAACAGTTCATGGGCGCCGCCCACGAACCCTCCGAACTGCTGGCAATCAAGCGTCCTGGCCAGCCCTTCGCCGCGTTCCCGGTGGCCGAACAGCAGTTGCAGGCCATGGGGCACTACACCGCCAGCGTCGCCGTACACAGCGAACTGCGGCTGGTGGCCTTGACTGCCCCCCGAGGCAACCGCTTCTTCATCTGGGACCTGGACACCGGAACCCTGCGGGTCGATGCCCCGTTGCCTGACTGCGCAGGGGTCGGTGCCGTTGCCGATGGCTTCGTCGTGACCTCAGGCCAGGGCCGCTGCCGCTTCTACGACTGCCGCCAGGCACAGATAACGGCCAAGCCCCTGGACCTGCCCGCTGGGCTCTGGGACAACCATCTGCACCTGGCTTGA
- a CDS encoding imelysin family protein, producing MFRPKLLFTSLAALALGACSPQDPQAVTSAAIAKQVILPTYSRWVEADRQLAISALAFCEGKETLETARADFLHAQKAWAELQPLLIGPLAEGNRSWQVQFWPDKKNLVGRQVEQLVSTTPQIDAAALSKSSVVVQGLSAYEYILFDSKIDMADSAQKARYCPLLTAIGERQKLLAEEILSSWNTNDGMLAQMSKFPNQRYADSHEAIADLLRVQVTALDTLKKKLGTPMGRQTKGIPQPFQADAWRSQSSLQGLEASLSAAQTVWSGVDNKGLRGLLPAEQKPLADKIDAAYAASLKLFASTQRSLTEMLGDDAGRQQLNDLYDSLNVVHRLHEGELAKALGIQLGFNANDGD from the coding sequence ATGTTCCGCCCCAAACTGCTCTTCACCAGCCTTGCCGCACTTGCCCTGGGCGCCTGCTCGCCCCAGGACCCACAAGCCGTGACCTCCGCAGCGATCGCCAAGCAGGTGATCCTGCCGACCTATAGCCGCTGGGTCGAGGCCGATCGCCAACTGGCCATCAGCGCCCTGGCCTTCTGTGAAGGCAAGGAAACCCTGGAGACCGCCCGTGCCGACTTCCTTCATGCACAAAAGGCCTGGGCCGAGCTGCAACCGCTGTTGATCGGCCCTCTGGCCGAGGGCAACCGCTCATGGCAGGTACAGTTCTGGCCGGACAAGAAGAACCTGGTGGGTCGCCAGGTAGAGCAACTGGTCAGCACCACACCCCAGATCGATGCTGCGGCCCTGAGCAAGTCCAGTGTCGTGGTCCAGGGACTGTCGGCCTACGAATACATTCTCTTCGACAGCAAGATCGACATGGCGGACAGCGCGCAGAAAGCCCGCTACTGCCCATTGCTGACCGCCATTGGCGAGCGCCAGAAACTCCTGGCCGAGGAAATCCTCTCGAGCTGGAATACCAACGACGGCATGCTGGCGCAGATGAGCAAGTTCCCCAACCAGCGCTATGCCGACTCCCATGAGGCCATCGCCGACCTGCTGCGCGTACAAGTCACGGCCCTGGATACCCTGAAGAAAAAGCTCGGCACCCCGATGGGTCGCCAGACCAAGGGCATCCCACAGCCGTTCCAGGCCGACGCCTGGCGCAGCCAATCGTCGCTGCAAGGCCTGGAAGCCAGCCTCAGCGCCGCCCAGACCGTCTGGTCCGGGGTCGACAACAAGGGCCTGCGTGGTCTCCTGCCGGCCGAACAGAAACCCCTGGCCGACAAGATCGACGCTGCCTATGCCGCGTCCTTGAAACTCTTCGCCAGCACCCAGCGCTCGTTGACCGAGATGCTCGGCGACGACGCTGGACGCCAACAGCTCAACGACCTGTATGACAGCCTCAACGTGGTTCATCGCCTGCACGAAGGCGAGTTGGCCAAGGCGCTGGGCATCCAACTGGGCTTCAACGCCAACGACGGTGACTGA
- a CDS encoding di-heme oxidoreductase family protein, producing MPSLLLRWSALLMALCLSACDDAPRFTGAEPGEARAGGATTVNQGDRNAFSMPSANLPPTRRLDFSVGNSFFRNPWVIAPSTTTARDGLGPLFNTNACQNCHIKDGRGHPPTPDALNAVSMLVRLSIPDEPAYARLIEQAGIVPEPVYGGQLQDMAIPGVAPEGRVRVGYEPVPVRFQDGTLVELRKPNLQITDLGYGPMHPDTRFSARVAPPMIGLGLLEAIPEEAILANARPVSKNAIAGRPNWVWDDALQKTVLGRFGWKAGQPSLNQQNVHAFSGDMGLTTSLRPFDDCTDAQTDCKRAPNGNGPDGEPEVSDNILRLVLFYTRNLAVPVRRDIDSPQVLAGKNLFFQAGCQSCHTPSFTTKADAAEPELANQVIRPYSDLLLHDMGEGLADQRTEFKASGRDWRTAPLWGIGLTETVSGHTQFLHDGRARNLMEAVLWHGGEAEGAKQQVLAFNAEQRAALLAFLNSL from the coding sequence ATGCCCTCGTTGCTGCTTCGCTGGTCCGCTCTACTCATGGCCTTGTGCCTGAGTGCCTGCGATGACGCACCGCGCTTCACCGGGGCCGAACCTGGAGAAGCCCGCGCCGGTGGCGCGACGACGGTCAACCAGGGCGATCGCAATGCCTTCTCCATGCCGTCGGCCAACCTGCCGCCGACCCGGCGCCTGGACTTCAGCGTCGGCAACAGTTTCTTCCGCAACCCCTGGGTCATCGCCCCTTCCACCACCACGGCTCGTGACGGTCTTGGCCCGCTGTTCAATACCAATGCCTGCCAGAACTGCCACATCAAGGACGGTCGAGGCCACCCGCCAACACCGGATGCACTCAATGCGGTGTCGATGCTGGTACGCCTGTCGATCCCCGATGAGCCCGCCTATGCCAGGCTCATCGAACAGGCCGGCATCGTTCCGGAGCCGGTCTATGGCGGCCAGTTGCAGGACATGGCCATCCCCGGAGTCGCCCCGGAAGGCCGGGTGCGCGTGGGCTACGAGCCCGTGCCGGTACGCTTCCAGGACGGCACCCTGGTGGAGCTGCGCAAACCCAACCTGCAGATCACCGACCTGGGCTACGGACCGATGCACCCGGACACCCGCTTCTCGGCCCGGGTCGCGCCCCCCATGATTGGCCTGGGGCTGCTCGAAGCCATTCCCGAAGAGGCAATCCTGGCCAATGCCAGGCCGGTGAGCAAAAACGCCATTGCCGGTCGCCCCAACTGGGTCTGGGACGATGCCCTGCAAAAGACCGTACTCGGGCGATTTGGCTGGAAAGCCGGGCAACCGAGCCTCAATCAACAAAACGTTCACGCGTTTTCTGGTGATATGGGCCTGACGACCAGCCTGAGACCCTTCGATGACTGCACCGACGCACAAACCGACTGCAAGCGGGCGCCCAACGGCAATGGCCCGGACGGCGAGCCGGAAGTCAGCGACAACATCCTGCGCCTGGTGCTGTTCTATACCCGTAACCTGGCGGTACCCGTACGCCGCGATATCGACTCACCCCAGGTCCTGGCCGGCAAGAACCTGTTCTTCCAGGCCGGTTGCCAGTCCTGCCATACCCCAAGCTTCACGACCAAGGCCGACGCTGCGGAACCTGAGCTGGCCAACCAGGTGATCCGCCCCTACAGCGACCTGCTGCTGCATGACATGGGCGAGGGCCTGGCGGACCAGCGCACCGAGTTCAAGGCCAGTGGCCGCGACTGGCGCACCGCGCCGCTGTGGGGAATCGGCCTGACCGAGACCGTCAGCGGTCATACCCAGTTCCTGCATGACGGCCGCGCCCGCAACCTGATGGAGGCCGTGCTCTGGCATGGCGGCGAAGCCGAAGGCGCGAAACAGCAGGTCCTTGCTTTCAATGCCGAGCAGCGCGCTGCGTTGCTGGCATTCCTGAATTCCTTATAA